One part of the Bacteroidales bacterium genome encodes these proteins:
- a CDS encoding dihydrofolate reductase, whose amino-acid sequence MISIIVAIASNNAIGKDNQLLWHIPEDLKRFKKLTTGHTIVMGKRTFESLPIRPLPNRRSVVITDIPGEQIEGCVMAYSIEDAISKMEPGAENFIIGGGSVYRQFLPVSDKLYLTLVQKDFEADTFFPEIDFEEWNINFQEEGKLEELSFTYMDLERKRQGGNLK is encoded by the coding sequence ATCATATCGATCATAGTCGCAATAGCCAGCAATAATGCCATTGGCAAGGACAATCAATTATTATGGCATATACCGGAAGACCTGAAAAGGTTTAAAAAGCTCACCACCGGGCATACTATTGTGATGGGGAAGCGCACTTTTGAATCACTGCCTATTCGTCCTTTGCCCAATCGCAGGAGTGTGGTTATAACAGATATCCCTGGGGAACAAATTGAGGGATGTGTGATGGCCTATTCTATCGAAGATGCCATTAGCAAAATGGAGCCAGGTGCTGAAAATTTTATTATCGGAGGGGGATCTGTATACCGGCAATTCTTGCCTGTATCTGACAAACTTTATTTAACACTCGTGCAAAAGGATTTTGAAGCAGATACATTTTTCCCGGAAATTGATTTTGAAGAATGGAATATAAATTTCCAGGAAGAGGGGAAATTGGAAGAGCTTTCCTTCACCTATATGGATCTTGAAAGAAAAAGACAGGGTGGAAACCTAAAATAG
- the thyA gene encoding thymidylate synthase has protein sequence MKQYLDLLRHVKEHGTFKADRTGTGTKSVFGYQMRFDLSEGFPAVTTKKLHLRSIIHELLWFLQGETNTQYLHDHKVTIWDEWADENGDLGPIYGYQWRNWPDGEGRNIDQITQLIEMIRKNPDSRRMMVSAWNVGQIEKMALPPCHVLFQFYDFDV, from the coding sequence ATGAAACAGTATCTCGATTTACTCAGACATGTGAAAGAGCATGGTACTTTTAAAGCAGATCGAACCGGGACAGGCACCAAAAGTGTTTTTGGTTACCAAATGCGATTTGACCTGTCAGAAGGATTTCCGGCAGTGACCACCAAGAAACTACATCTCAGATCCATTATTCATGAATTATTATGGTTCCTTCAAGGTGAGACTAATACTCAATACCTTCATGATCATAAGGTTACCATTTGGGATGAGTGGGCAGATGAAAACGGTGACCTGGGGCCTATATATGGCTATCAATGGAGAAATTGGCCCGATGGAGAAGGCAGAAATATTGACCAGATTACCCAGCTGATTGAAATGATCAGGAAGAATCCTGATTCCAGAAGGATGATGGTTAGTGCCTGGAATGTTGGTCAAATAGAGAAAATGGCCCTGCCTCCCTGCCATGTGCTATTCCAGTTTTACGATTTTGATGTTTGA
- a CDS encoding nucleoside permease, giving the protein MSLKFRLTIMSFLQFFVWGAWLITIGTYCFNAKGWTGEQFGAIFSTLAIASLFMPALTGIIADRWMNAEKLYGALHILYGIVLFFVPQVNDPDTLYYVILLAMIFYMPTISLSNSIAYTILKNNNFNVVKDFPPIRVWGTIGFIVAMWITNLSGSKANSNQFIIAAFVAIALGIYSFTLPKCPPQKAISKDAPLLEQLGLNAIKLFANYKMALFFIFSMFLGAALQLTNMYGDSFLDDFKRIPEYADSFVVKYSTIIMSISQISETVFILTIPFFLRHFGIKKVMLFSMIAWVLRFGLFAYGDPAGGLWMIILSCIIYGMAFDFFNISGSLFVETQSNPSIRASAQGLFMMMTNGVGAFLGSRVSGVVIDKYYRSADGLNWQGIWQSFSIYALVIAVLFFFLFKHKHDPKALTTISH; this is encoded by the coding sequence ATGAGTCTGAAGTTTCGTTTAACCATCATGAGTTTTCTCCAGTTCTTTGTTTGGGGGGCATGGCTCATCACTATTGGCACTTACTGTTTCAATGCAAAAGGTTGGACAGGCGAACAATTTGGAGCCATTTTTTCCACGCTTGCCATCGCATCTCTATTCATGCCAGCCCTTACCGGTATTATCGCCGACAGGTGGATGAATGCCGAAAAACTTTATGGAGCTCTTCATATTTTATATGGGATAGTGTTATTCTTTGTACCTCAGGTGAATGATCCTGATACGCTATATTATGTCATCCTGCTGGCGATGATCTTTTATATGCCTACCATTTCCCTGTCTAATTCCATCGCATATACGATATTGAAGAACAACAATTTTAATGTGGTAAAGGACTTTCCTCCCATCAGGGTATGGGGAACCATCGGGTTTATTGTTGCCATGTGGATCACCAATCTTTCGGGAAGTAAGGCTAATTCCAATCAATTTATTATAGCAGCTTTTGTAGCCATTGCTTTAGGGATTTATTCCTTCACCCTTCCCAAATGTCCGCCTCAGAAAGCCATTTCGAAAGATGCCCCTTTGTTGGAACAACTTGGGCTGAATGCCATCAAACTTTTTGCCAATTACAAAATGGCATTGTTTTTCATATTCTCCATGTTCCTGGGAGCAGCCTTGCAACTAACCAATATGTACGGTGATTCATTTCTGGATGATTTCAAAAGAATACCTGAATATGCTGACTCATTTGTAGTTAAGTATTCTACCATTATTATGTCGATATCCCAGATCTCTGAAACTGTATTTATTCTTACCATTCCATTTTTCCTCAGGCATTTCGGCATCAAGAAAGTTATGCTGTTTTCAATGATTGCATGGGTCCTGCGCTTTGGTTTATTTGCCTATGGTGATCCAGCTGGTGGTTTGTGGATGATCATTCTTTCCTGCATCATTTATGGAATGGCATTTGATTTTTTCAACATTTCAGGTTCATTATTTGTTGAAACACAGAGCAATCCATCCATTCGTGCCAGTGCGCAAGGACTCTTCATGATGATGACTAACGGGGTTGGTGCTTTCCTGGGAAGCAGAGTCAGTGGTGTTGTTATTGATAAATACTACAGATCTGCTGATGGACTCAACTGGCAGGGAATATGGCAATCATTCTCCATTTACGCACTGGTGATTGCAGTATTATTCTTCTTCCTTTTCAAACACAAACATGATCCAAAAGCGCTAACTACAATTAGTCATTAG